A DNA window from Polyangiaceae bacterium contains the following coding sequences:
- the mutS gene encoding DNA mismatch repair protein MutS, which translates to MQQHARAKQAFPDAIVFFRLGDFYEMFGEDAVLVSQLLDLTLTSRNRGKPDEIPMAGVPHHAAHQYLARLLELGHKVAICEQMADPSKVKGIVPREVVRVLTPGLLTDTGHLDAKSNNWLASLDSSEAGLGVALFDLSTGELLATALADLSASLGELMRAAPREVLLGFDDDDARQSTRATLSSLMPRAALRDDEALSAQAAETALDALASVDTTLPAPALRAAARALRFAKACTPGHALHVKRIARWEPSAAMSLNVTAQRHLELTEAAGGGRDTSLLATLDSTVTSAGGRLLRRRLLAPLTDVTRIRRRLDAVELFVVHSRLRERAKAELSKVTDIERVARRAVLSEATPRDLGLLRDGLSAAGALIQLLLAECDPAMADTLGIAGEAPDVVSDVLATLAGALVERPPTQPKEGHVFQRGYDAALDRHAELAQKGAGAMVELEARLRAELDIPKLRVRYTRVFGWYVEVAKSQAAKVPEGFRRKQTVAAGERYTLPELDELSEAVQHAEDEQRERELELLAELVTQVAAAAERITRLSARIARLDVAVALAEVAHRFDYCRPDVDDGECIDIVEGRHPVVERLAALGRFVPNDVHLDVGGERFWLITGPNMAGKSTLLRQVALTAILAQLGSFVPAKSARVGVVDRVLSRVGASDDVARGESTFMVEMRETSEILRTATRRSLVILDEIGRGTSTFDGLAIAWAVAEHLDGAIGCRALFATHYHELTHFVEKSDHCANYSVSAREVGDDIVLLHRLVPGAASRSYGIAVAKLAGLPAGVLARAQALLSSLEAGGEPGGKAAFGGKTKDGGQLDLFRPAARESGSEREVLESLRAVDVQRMTPLDALNLLARLAQLLDDD; encoded by the coding sequence ATGCAGCAGCATGCCCGCGCGAAGCAGGCATTCCCCGACGCGATCGTGTTCTTTCGCCTCGGGGACTTCTACGAGATGTTCGGGGAAGACGCGGTGCTGGTCTCGCAGCTGCTGGACCTCACGTTGACCAGTCGCAATCGCGGCAAGCCCGACGAGATCCCGATGGCCGGTGTGCCTCACCATGCTGCGCACCAGTATCTGGCGCGCCTGCTCGAGCTGGGTCACAAAGTCGCGATCTGCGAACAGATGGCGGACCCGTCCAAGGTCAAAGGCATCGTGCCGCGCGAGGTCGTGCGCGTGCTCACCCCGGGACTGCTGACGGACACGGGGCATCTCGACGCCAAGAGCAACAATTGGCTCGCGAGCTTGGACAGTTCGGAAGCCGGGCTGGGGGTAGCGCTCTTCGACCTGTCCACGGGCGAACTCTTGGCAACCGCTCTGGCGGACTTGTCGGCGAGCCTGGGCGAACTGATGCGCGCCGCGCCGCGCGAAGTACTGCTTGGCTTCGATGACGACGACGCCCGGCAGTCGACGCGCGCCACCCTGAGCAGTCTGATGCCTCGTGCCGCCTTGCGCGACGACGAGGCCCTGAGCGCCCAAGCCGCCGAGACGGCCCTCGACGCTTTGGCCAGCGTGGACACGACGCTTCCCGCGCCGGCCTTGCGCGCCGCTGCGCGCGCCTTGCGCTTCGCAAAAGCGTGCACTCCCGGCCACGCGCTGCACGTGAAGCGCATCGCGCGCTGGGAGCCCAGTGCGGCGATGTCCCTGAACGTGACGGCTCAGCGGCACTTGGAGCTGACCGAAGCCGCGGGGGGCGGTCGCGATACCTCGCTGCTCGCCACCTTGGACAGCACCGTGACCTCTGCGGGCGGGCGCTTGCTGCGTCGTCGCCTGCTCGCCCCGTTGACGGATGTGACACGGATCCGGCGGCGCCTGGATGCAGTGGAGCTCTTCGTCGTCCACTCACGGTTGCGCGAGCGCGCAAAGGCCGAGCTGTCCAAGGTGACGGACATCGAGCGCGTGGCGCGACGCGCTGTGCTGTCCGAAGCGACGCCCCGGGATCTCGGACTCTTGCGCGATGGGCTGTCGGCCGCGGGCGCTTTGATCCAGTTGCTGCTCGCCGAGTGCGACCCCGCCATGGCCGACACTTTGGGTATTGCTGGGGAAGCGCCGGACGTCGTGAGTGACGTGCTAGCCACGCTGGCGGGCGCACTCGTGGAGCGACCCCCGACTCAGCCCAAGGAAGGGCACGTCTTTCAGCGAGGCTACGATGCAGCCCTGGATCGCCATGCGGAGCTGGCGCAGAAAGGCGCGGGCGCGATGGTCGAGCTCGAGGCGCGCCTGCGGGCGGAGCTCGACATTCCCAAGCTTCGCGTGCGCTACACGCGGGTGTTCGGTTGGTACGTGGAAGTGGCCAAGAGCCAAGCGGCCAAAGTGCCCGAGGGATTCCGTCGCAAACAGACGGTCGCTGCGGGCGAACGCTACACCCTGCCCGAACTCGACGAGCTCTCCGAGGCAGTGCAGCATGCCGAAGACGAGCAGCGGGAGCGCGAGCTCGAATTGCTGGCTGAGTTGGTGACGCAGGTGGCCGCCGCGGCGGAGCGCATTACGCGACTCTCGGCACGGATCGCGCGGCTCGACGTGGCCGTGGCGCTGGCGGAGGTCGCACACCGTTTCGACTACTGCCGACCCGACGTCGATGATGGCGAGTGCATCGACATCGTCGAAGGGCGCCACCCCGTGGTGGAGCGCCTGGCAGCACTGGGCCGCTTCGTGCCCAACGACGTGCACCTCGACGTAGGCGGCGAGCGATTTTGGCTCATCACCGGTCCGAACATGGCCGGAAAGAGCACGCTCCTGCGTCAGGTGGCGCTGACGGCGATCTTGGCGCAGCTTGGCAGCTTCGTGCCGGCGAAGTCGGCGCGGGTCGGCGTCGTCGACCGCGTGCTGTCCCGGGTAGGCGCGAGCGACGACGTGGCTCGTGGCGAGAGCACGTTCATGGTCGAGATGCGCGAGACGAGCGAGATCCTTCGCACCGCGACTCGGCGTTCCCTGGTGATCCTCGACGAGATCGGGCGCGGCACCAGCACCTTCGACGGTCTGGCGATCGCCTGGGCCGTGGCGGAGCACCTGGACGGCGCCATCGGCTGCCGCGCGCTGTTCGCTACGCACTATCACGAGCTCACGCACTTCGTGGAAAAGAGCGATCACTGCGCCAACTACAGCGTGAGCGCGCGCGAAGTCGGGGACGACATCGTGCTCCTGCATCGGCTCGTGCCCGGGGCGGCGAGTCGTAGCTACGGTATCGCCGTTGCGAAGCTCGCGGGCCTACCCGCGGGGGTCCTTGCTCGCGCGCAGGCTTTGCTTTCCAGCCTCGAGGCCGGGGGAGAGCCGGGGGGAAAAGCTGCGTTCGGCGGCAAGACGAAAGACGGTGGGCAACTCGACCTGTTCCGTCCCGCGGCGAGGGAGAGCGGGAGCGAACGCGAGGTGCTCGAGAGCCTGCGCGCGGTGGACGTCCAACGCATGACGCCCCTCGACGCCCTGAACCTCCTCGCCCGCCTCGCCCAACTCCTCGACGACGACTGA
- a CDS encoding DUF4350 domain-containing protein — protein sequence MSRSLRVAPPKRGVFQLALALSLFPAVAFAAPFAPNDTSWEGTSDLLAVARARLGTTRVELVATLDWEALKPADGLLVLHPEADVDYDEASAFMRAGGRVALLDDFGKGSALLDHFQIKRIPAPLKPVRMLRSNPGYAVAIPSVQQVAGHEEGRHPIVKDVSEVVTNHASCLTHPNLTPVLDIPALGEPNATLAVTGVIAGRGRLFVMGDPSTLINLMLRYPGNRAFADGLLQYLVEDDSWGARGGKLYIVTGEFRQRGSYGGDAGLAGELREYLADVKQLLVDMHDDGIPGPVALLLAIGIAALGTVWIGRRTLKPYKRTSPRYAQDQPLVAQGGVAGRAAVLGAPSTHRALPLLEVKAALEEDLCHRMGLPAHTSPDRLLDVIRTRELLAPDSQQKLARLLMDLRQAELSVMAGQPMRVGAEEVQSARATAMALIAEVAERDKRQA from the coding sequence GTGAGCCGATCCCTCCGCGTTGCACCGCCAAAACGCGGGGTTTTCCAGCTTGCGCTCGCGCTATCGCTTTTCCCGGCCGTAGCCTTTGCCGCACCTTTTGCGCCAAACGACACGAGTTGGGAGGGCACGAGCGACCTATTGGCCGTCGCGCGCGCGCGCTTGGGCACCACGCGTGTGGAGCTGGTGGCGACCTTGGACTGGGAGGCGCTGAAGCCCGCCGACGGTCTGCTCGTGCTCCACCCCGAGGCCGATGTCGACTACGACGAGGCGAGCGCGTTCATGCGCGCCGGGGGTCGCGTCGCACTCCTGGACGACTTCGGCAAGGGCAGCGCCTTGCTGGACCACTTTCAGATCAAGCGGATCCCGGCGCCCTTGAAGCCGGTCCGCATGTTGCGCAGCAACCCGGGCTACGCCGTGGCCATTCCATCCGTGCAGCAGGTTGCGGGTCACGAAGAAGGGCGACATCCCATCGTGAAGGATGTCAGCGAGGTGGTGACCAATCACGCCTCTTGCCTCACGCATCCCAACCTGACGCCAGTCTTGGACATCCCCGCGCTGGGCGAGCCCAACGCTACCCTCGCTGTCACGGGTGTGATCGCTGGCCGCGGTCGCTTGTTCGTGATGGGGGATCCCAGCACGCTGATCAACTTGATGCTGCGCTATCCGGGCAACCGCGCATTCGCCGACGGCTTGCTGCAGTATCTGGTCGAGGACGATTCTTGGGGAGCACGGGGCGGCAAGCTCTACATCGTGACCGGGGAGTTCCGCCAACGCGGAAGCTATGGTGGCGACGCGGGCTTGGCCGGCGAGCTGCGGGAGTACCTCGCCGACGTGAAGCAGCTACTGGTCGACATGCATGACGACGGCATTCCCGGCCCCGTGGCACTGCTATTGGCCATCGGAATCGCCGCGCTGGGTACTGTCTGGATCGGACGCCGCACCCTCAAACCCTACAAGCGCACGTCACCCCGCTACGCCCAGGATCAGCCCTTGGTGGCTCAAGGGGGTGTGGCAGGCCGCGCGGCAGTCCTGGGCGCCCCGAGCACGCATCGGGCTTTGCCCCTACTGGAAGTGAAGGCGGCGCTGGAAGAGGACCTCTGTCATCGCATGGGACTGCCAGCCCATACGTCGCCGGACCGGCTGCTCGATGTCATCCGCACGCGCGAGCTACTGGCGCCCGACAGTCAGCAGAAACTGGCTCGCTTGCTCATGGATTTGCGCCAGGCGGAGCTGTCCGTGATGGCGGGGCAGCCGATGCGCGTCGGGGCCGAGGAAGTGCAGTCCGCTCGCGCCACGGCAATGGCACTGATCGCAGAAGTGGCTGAGCGTGATAAGAGGCAAGCGTGA
- a CDS encoding MoxR family ATPase, with product MSQALEGSEVQAAQERLAAVRQQVAKVYIGDTAPVQLMLVALLARGHVLLEGVPGVAKTTLVKAYAATLGCSVRRIQFTPDLLPADILGTYVLSPKDGTFTLRSGPIFANVVLADEINRAPAKTQSALLEAMQERQVTIEGDRYDLPDPFFVLATQNPIDLEGTYPLPEAQIDRFLVRVSMGYPSERDEVAMLRAHGVVAPEPREVLSATDVSQLQSIAARVFVEDDVYEYAVALATFTRNHPRVVLGASPRASLSLLRAAKGHAVLSGRGYATPDDVRFVATPVLAHRLILSPELEGDLRAREAIVEEAVSRVAYRKAPRAV from the coding sequence GTGAGCCAAGCACTCGAGGGATCCGAGGTCCAGGCGGCCCAAGAACGACTGGCGGCAGTGCGCCAGCAGGTTGCCAAGGTGTACATCGGCGACACAGCCCCCGTGCAGCTGATGTTGGTCGCACTCCTCGCGCGCGGGCACGTGCTCCTCGAGGGCGTTCCCGGCGTTGCCAAGACGACGCTGGTCAAAGCCTATGCTGCGACCTTGGGCTGCAGCGTGCGCCGCATCCAGTTCACACCCGATCTACTGCCCGCGGACATCCTCGGCACCTACGTACTGTCACCCAAGGACGGTACCTTCACACTGCGTTCCGGCCCCATCTTCGCAAACGTCGTCTTGGCGGACGAGATCAACCGAGCTCCCGCCAAGACGCAGTCCGCATTGCTCGAAGCAATGCAGGAGCGCCAGGTGACGATCGAAGGCGACCGCTACGACCTGCCGGATCCCTTCTTCGTGCTCGCGACCCAGAACCCCATCGACTTGGAAGGCACCTACCCACTGCCAGAAGCACAGATCGATCGCTTTCTGGTGCGCGTGAGTATGGGCTACCCGAGCGAGCGTGACGAAGTCGCGATGCTCCGCGCCCATGGCGTGGTTGCGCCCGAGCCCCGCGAAGTGCTCAGCGCCACTGACGTCTCTCAGCTCCAGTCCATCGCAGCACGAGTCTTCGTCGAGGACGACGTGTACGAATACGCCGTTGCGCTCGCGACCTTCACGCGCAATCATCCGCGCGTCGTGTTGGGCGCTTCGCCCCGAGCTTCCCTGTCCTTGCTCCGCGCCGCCAAGGGTCACGCCGTGCTCTCGGGGCGGGGCTACGCCACCCCCGACGATGTGCGCTTCGTCGCGACGCCGGTGCTCGCGCACCGCCTGATCCTCTCGCCGGAGCTGGAGGGCGACTTGCGTGCCCGGGAGGCGATCGTGGAGGAAGCCGTGTCGCGAGTCGCCTACCGCAAGGCGCCGCGAGCCGTTTGA